In Spinacia oleracea cultivar Varoflay chromosome 5, BTI_SOV_V1, whole genome shotgun sequence, a single window of DNA contains:
- the LOC110795618 gene encoding uncharacterized protein isoform X2 translates to MYGRGNYAPQFGQGLQRPMPPYQQQLAGHPSASLFQQGNSVPLQPVIQQGGAPHGISPRGPSYLHAPPVPPSMPHQGPPVSTSNTGQPYLHRPLTGHSGAPAQLPYLATQQNFVSGSPNQHPPPPPPPPPSMGLSRVPPPPPFMQLPPPPPRPPPTAAGLFPPANFESAKQQSAESHMSSIAPPPPPLPPSSPPRAPPPPSACSPSSGKFATATQTADRSPTQSGHDPISEQALVSESSGNIPIHSHKSGATSVSNEDVSLKQSVLLNLPPPPPKPTDESVVRNIDVLCQFIAKNGPEFEEMARKKESGNPEFNFLVGGDPGSEASCSHEYFLWMKKKCGLENDLNKGQGQRDLSKRHVDEEPSTTPNSLTNVRTAHSPADSDVDMEVDDGEPKTILSGDICEPQKQENENDLQFSRGSSPALKSSPSVQFQASAETKPENLGDQPTDIHNPFRLIQNYASDDSSDDNGEPCRENAKTVVASPPGKSGALSSHDDMEHGNMILKSGVTPETGLDQSVTVCLESVLTKDRHDLQSIKDDLQEKSTTASRRNYEIDCRDGRAEGSNPNASLHGKHVLGSTGIDPVSPCKDIEKEDKKITQTAVKVDEFGRLVKEGASDSESEDSRHLRRRRDRSRSRSPTDRRRRRSPRRSPRRRKERRSRSRSRSPKRRRSRSRSPYRPGVDFRGENLRRGQVQTRECFDFLKGRCYRGASCRYLHVEVDKNENSRRFSSKHHQIEIAGNADNPDKQGGSVSSKSPHERNDMKGETMHLLDKHDSHDLASQVNIGRSKSEFTDGALQHCSSGVEKLDTDVKQCDSSRKEDWIPGASDELIPHLPISEEHPSSSIPPTTEQVIHHPQGVASAGANDILEKEPLKVDSSLKSGSSTIQTSEMSAFGLSVNEPNLAKLPNECTAQNASAPDFSQQVSHLPPPPLPQQATNAPRGPNLQVDYNLLAPTVSFPPQSVSTMPQPRPPQMVGPTIPGTSLQFQQGNFPLRNDFPGQMSLRTHPGELPGHSQVGGFSHQTYHHLPSSGFPTQPFAGPNLGRDDRYSQFPTQNLVASSSFGSGVAPQPVSFQGDPSVKNTQSFPAENVVGESSKQSFQNHQLAQQRPPPYGPHLTAAESMSPHLGGSLPVAGYSSNAVDRDNPSSFFDVGGSRIFTHYNPYASTFDQPLSTRFSSIAFKQEREGVGAIKYDGQTAGDQGSRPIMPLSNFSKTEGQTLPSSGGEQYDPLFDSINPFPESVKRHAQKQDHAADNSDIMLKLGSHHKVLDVEENSKQKVVGAVTATASLENDEFGETADAEVGAVENGSPSSPDDDADIAEGDIEIDQVKSEGRSKKTKDSRSMKLFKVAVANFVKEVLKPQWRQGYMSKEVFKTIVKKTVDKVSGAMKNHRVPKSNAKIDHYIDSSRRKLMQLVEGYVDKYQS, encoded by the exons ATGTATGGTCGAGGAAATTATGCCCCCCAGTTTGGGCAAGGTCTTCAAAGACCAATGCCTCCTTATCAGCAACAACTAGCCGGTCATCCTTCAGCTTCACTTTTCCAACAGGGGAATTCTGTTCCCTTGCAACCTGTGATTCAACAGGGTGGAGCTCCTCATGGAATTTCACCTCGCGGTCCTTCCTATTTACATGCTCCTCCTGTCCCACCGAGCATGCCACATCAAGGTCCTCCAGTTTCTACCTCGAATACTGGTCAGCCTTACCTGCATCGACCTCTAACAGGACATAGTGGGGCTCCTGCTCAACTTCCATATCTAGCTACGCAACAAAATTTTGTGTCTGGAAGTCCTAATCAACATCCTCCCCCTCCCCCTCCCCCTCCCCCTTCTATGGGTCTTTCTAGAGTTCCACCACCCCCTCCTTTTATGCAACTTCCACCACCGCCCCCACGCCCGCCCCCAACAGCTGCTGGTCTTTTCCCCCCTGCTAATTTCGAGTCTGCTAAACAACAAAGCGCGGAGTCTCACATGTCTTCCATAGCTCCCCCACCACCGCCTCTTCCACCTTCTTCCCCGCCAAGAGCTCCACCTCCTCCATCAGCCTGCTCTCCTTCTTCTGGAAAGTTTGCTACAGCCACACAAACAGCTGATAGGTCACCAACCCAATCAGGACATGATCCTATTTCTGAACAAGCTCTTGTGTCTGAATCTAGTGGTAATATCCCAATACACAGTCACAAGAGCGGTGCCACTTCAGTTTCAAATGAAGATGTGTCGCTGAAACAAAGTGTTTTGCTGAATCTACCTCCTCCACCACCTAAGCCGACAGATGAAAGTGTTGTTCGTAATATCGATGTATTGTGCCAGTTTATTGCTAAAAATGGGCCTGAATTTGAAGAAATGGCTCGTAAGAAAGAATCTGGAAATCCGGAGTTCAACTTTTTAGTTGGGGGTGATCCGGGAAGTGAAGCTTCATGTTCACATGAATATTTCTTGTGGATGAAAAAAAAATGTGGTCTTGAAAATGATTTGAACAAAGGTCAAGGCCAGAGAGATTTGTCAAAGAGGCATGTTGATGAAGAGCCCTCTACAACACCTAATTCTTTGACCAATGTGAGAACAGCTCATTCACCTGCAGATTCTGATGTAGACATGGAAG TTGACGATGGCGAGCCAAAGACCATTTTATCTGGAGACATATGTGAACCGCAGAAGCAAGAAAATGAAAATGATTTGCAGTTTTCAAGAGGCAGCAGTCCAGCCCTGAAGTCAAGCCCATCTGTCCAATTTCAAGCCAGTGCTGAAACAAAGCCTGAAAATCTTGGTGATCAGCCCACTGATATCCATAACCCATTTAGACTCATACAAAACTATGCTTCTGATGACTCTTCTGATGATAACGGTGAGCCATGTCGTGAAAATGCGAAGACTGTGGTAGCTTCACCCCCAGGTAAATCTGGGGCTTTGAGCTCACATGATGACATGGAGCATGGAAACATGATCTTAAAGAGTGGCGTGACACCTGAAACAGGACTTGATCAGTCTGTCACAGTTTGTTTAGAAAGTGTGCTGACAAAGGACCGACACGATTTGCAATCAATTAAAGATGATCTCCAGGAAAAATCCACTACAGCTTCGCGAAGAAATTATGAAATTGATTGCAGAGATGGTAGAGCTGAAGGGTCCAATCCCAATGCTTCTTTACATGGAAAACATGTTTTAGGAAGTACGGGTATCGATCCTGTTTCTCCATGTAAAGATATTGAAAAAGAAGATAAAAAGATTACCCAAACTGCAGTGAAAGTTGATGAATTTGGTAGACTGGTTAAGGAAGGTGCTAGCGATAGCGAGTCTGAAGATTCTCGCCACTTAAGGAGGCGAAGAGATAGGAGCCGTAGCCGATCACCCACTGATAGAAGGAGGAGAAGAAGTCCTCGAAGAAGTCCCCGCAGGAGGAAGGAGAGAAGAAGCCGATCTCGAAG CCGGTCTCCAAAGAGACGAAGAAGTAGAAGCAGATCTCCTTACAGACCTGGAGTTGATTTCCGTGGTGAGAATTTGAGACGAGGCCAAGTTCAAACACGTGAATGTTTTGATTTCCTTAAAGGACGGTGTTATCGTGGAGCTTCTTGTCGGTATTTGCACGTCGAGGTTGATAAGAATGAAAATTCCAGACGTTTTAGCAGTAAACATCACCAGATAGAAATTGCAGGAAATGCAGATAATCCTGATAAACAAGGTGGAAGTGTCAGCTCAAAATCACCTCATGAACGTAATGATATGAAGGGTGAGACAATGCATCTGTTGGATAAGCATGATAGTCATGATTTGGCTTCACAAGTGAACATTGGTAGAAGTAAATCAGAATTCACAGATGGTGCTCTGCAGCACTGTTCTTCAGGTGTTGAGAAATTAGATACAGATGTTAAACAATGTGATAGTTCTAGAAAGGAAGATTGGATTCCAGGTGCGTCAGATGAACTTATTCCTCATCTTCCTATTTCTGAGGAACATCCATCATCTAGCATCCCTCCAACAACTGAACAAGTGATCCATCATCCTCAAGGTGTGGCTTCTGCTGGAGCAAATGATATACTTGAGAAGGAGCCCCTAAAGGTGGACAGTTCTTTGAAAAGTGGTTCTTCAACTATCCAGACATCTGAAATGTCTGCGTTTGGGCTTTCTGTGAATGAGCCAAATCTGGCCAAATTGCCTAATGAATGTACTGCCCAAAATGCTTCGGCACCAGATTTCTCTCAACAGGTTTCTCATTTACCTCCACCTCCCTTGCCTCAACAAGCAACAAATGCACCACGAGGTCCTAACCTGCAGGTAGATTACAACTTGTTGGCTCCAACAGTTAGTTTCCCCCCTCAATCTGTTTCTACCATGCCGCAGCCACGTCCCCCACAGATGGTTGGTCCAACTATTCCTGGTACCTCCTTGCAATTTCAGCAGGGTAATTTTCCTCTGAGAAATGACTTTCCAGGTCAGATGTCTTTGAGGACTCACCCTGGTGAACTACCAGGTCATTCTCAGGTTGGTGGGTTTTCACATCAAACATACCATCATCTACCTTCAAGTGGCTTTCCAACTCAGCCATTTGCAGGTCCCAATCTAGGCAGGGATGATAGATATTCTCAGTTCCCTACCCAGAATCTTGTAGCATCCAGCTCCTTTGGGTCTGGGGTGGCCCCTCAACCTGTATCATTCCAAGGGGATCCATCTGTGAAGAACACACAGTCATTTCCTGCGGAAAATGTGGTCGGTGAATCTTCTAAACAGTCTTTCCAGAATCATCAGTTAGCACAGCAGAGACCACCACCATATGGTCCACATCTTACTGCTGCTGAGAGTATGTCTCCTCACCTTGGAGGGTCTCTTCCTGTGGCTGGATACTCATCTAATGCTGTTGACAGGGATAATCCATCTAGTTTCTTTGATGTTGGAGGATCTAGAATTTTTACCCATTATAATCCTTATGCTTCGACATTTGATCAGCCACTAAGCACAAGATTCAGTTCTATTGCTTTTAAACAAGAGAGAGAGGGTGTTGGTGCTATTAAGTATGATGGACAAACAGCTGGTGATCAGGGATCGAGGCCGATTATGCCCTTATCAAATTTTTCAAAGACTGAGGGACAAACTCTGCCAAGTTCAGGTGGAGAACAATATGACCCTTTGTTTGATAGCATAAATCCATTTCCAGAATCTGTTAAGAGGCATGCTCAGAAGCAGGACCATGCAGCTGATAACTCTGATATCATGTTAAAGCTCGGCAGTCATCACAAGGTGTTAGATGTGGAAGAGAACAGCAAGCAGAAAGTGGTTGGAGCTGTTACTGCAACTGCGTCTCTGGAGAATGATGAATTTGGTGAGACAGCTGATGCTGAAGTTGGTGCTGTAGAAAATGGAAGCCCCAGCAGTCCCGATGACGATGCCGATATTGCTGAAGGTGACATTGAGATTGATCAAGTAAAATCAGAAGGGAGAAGTAAGAAAACTAAGGACTCTAGATCAATGAAACTGTTCAAAGTTGCAGTTGCAAATTTTGTGAAGGAGGTTCTTAAGCCACAATGGCGTCAGGGGTATATGAGCAAGGAAGTTTTCAAGACAATTGTTAAGAAAACCGTTGATAAAGTATCTGGTGCTATGAAAAATCACCGTGTACCCAAGTCAAATGCAAAGATAGATCACTATATCGACTCATCACGGAGGAAACTCATGCAACTAGTGGAG GGTTATGTTGATAAATATCAGAGTTGA
- the LOC110795618 gene encoding uncharacterized protein isoform X1 yields MYGRGNYAPQFGQGLQRPMPPYQQQLAGHPSASLFQQGNSVPLQPVIQQGGAPHGISPRGPSYLHAPPVPPSMPHQGPPVSTSNTGQPYLHRPLTGHSGAPAQLPYLATQQNFVSGSPNQHPPPPPPPPPSMGLSRVPPPPPFMQLPPPPPRPPPTAAGLFPPANFESAKQQSAESHMSSIAPPPPPLPPSSPPRAPPPPSACSPSSGKFATATQTADRSPTQSGHDPISEQALVSESSGNIPIHSHKSGATSVSNEDVSLKQSVLLNLPPPPPKPTDESVVRNIDVLCQFIAKNGPEFEEMARKKESGNPEFNFLVGGDPGSEASCSHEYFLWMKKKCGLENDLNKGQGQRDLSKRHVDEEPSTTPNSLTNVRTAHSPADSDVDMEDDITQSDKEGVYHSVDDGEPKTILSGDICEPQKQENENDLQFSRGSSPALKSSPSVQFQASAETKPENLGDQPTDIHNPFRLIQNYASDDSSDDNGEPCRENAKTVVASPPGKSGALSSHDDMEHGNMILKSGVTPETGLDQSVTVCLESVLTKDRHDLQSIKDDLQEKSTTASRRNYEIDCRDGRAEGSNPNASLHGKHVLGSTGIDPVSPCKDIEKEDKKITQTAVKVDEFGRLVKEGASDSESEDSRHLRRRRDRSRSRSPTDRRRRRSPRRSPRRRKERRSRSRSRSPKRRRSRSRSPYRPGVDFRGENLRRGQVQTRECFDFLKGRCYRGASCRYLHVEVDKNENSRRFSSKHHQIEIAGNADNPDKQGGSVSSKSPHERNDMKGETMHLLDKHDSHDLASQVNIGRSKSEFTDGALQHCSSGVEKLDTDVKQCDSSRKEDWIPGASDELIPHLPISEEHPSSSIPPTTEQVIHHPQGVASAGANDILEKEPLKVDSSLKSGSSTIQTSEMSAFGLSVNEPNLAKLPNECTAQNASAPDFSQQVSHLPPPPLPQQATNAPRGPNLQVDYNLLAPTVSFPPQSVSTMPQPRPPQMVGPTIPGTSLQFQQGNFPLRNDFPGQMSLRTHPGELPGHSQVGGFSHQTYHHLPSSGFPTQPFAGPNLGRDDRYSQFPTQNLVASSSFGSGVAPQPVSFQGDPSVKNTQSFPAENVVGESSKQSFQNHQLAQQRPPPYGPHLTAAESMSPHLGGSLPVAGYSSNAVDRDNPSSFFDVGGSRIFTHYNPYASTFDQPLSTRFSSIAFKQEREGVGAIKYDGQTAGDQGSRPIMPLSNFSKTEGQTLPSSGGEQYDPLFDSINPFPESVKRHAQKQDHAADNSDIMLKLGSHHKVLDVEENSKQKVVGAVTATASLENDEFGETADAEVGAVENGSPSSPDDDADIAEGDIEIDQVKSEGRSKKTKDSRSMKLFKVAVANFVKEVLKPQWRQGYMSKEVFKTIVKKTVDKVSGAMKNHRVPKSNAKIDHYIDSSRRKLMQLVEGYVDKYQS; encoded by the exons ATGTATGGTCGAGGAAATTATGCCCCCCAGTTTGGGCAAGGTCTTCAAAGACCAATGCCTCCTTATCAGCAACAACTAGCCGGTCATCCTTCAGCTTCACTTTTCCAACAGGGGAATTCTGTTCCCTTGCAACCTGTGATTCAACAGGGTGGAGCTCCTCATGGAATTTCACCTCGCGGTCCTTCCTATTTACATGCTCCTCCTGTCCCACCGAGCATGCCACATCAAGGTCCTCCAGTTTCTACCTCGAATACTGGTCAGCCTTACCTGCATCGACCTCTAACAGGACATAGTGGGGCTCCTGCTCAACTTCCATATCTAGCTACGCAACAAAATTTTGTGTCTGGAAGTCCTAATCAACATCCTCCCCCTCCCCCTCCCCCTCCCCCTTCTATGGGTCTTTCTAGAGTTCCACCACCCCCTCCTTTTATGCAACTTCCACCACCGCCCCCACGCCCGCCCCCAACAGCTGCTGGTCTTTTCCCCCCTGCTAATTTCGAGTCTGCTAAACAACAAAGCGCGGAGTCTCACATGTCTTCCATAGCTCCCCCACCACCGCCTCTTCCACCTTCTTCCCCGCCAAGAGCTCCACCTCCTCCATCAGCCTGCTCTCCTTCTTCTGGAAAGTTTGCTACAGCCACACAAACAGCTGATAGGTCACCAACCCAATCAGGACATGATCCTATTTCTGAACAAGCTCTTGTGTCTGAATCTAGTGGTAATATCCCAATACACAGTCACAAGAGCGGTGCCACTTCAGTTTCAAATGAAGATGTGTCGCTGAAACAAAGTGTTTTGCTGAATCTACCTCCTCCACCACCTAAGCCGACAGATGAAAGTGTTGTTCGTAATATCGATGTATTGTGCCAGTTTATTGCTAAAAATGGGCCTGAATTTGAAGAAATGGCTCGTAAGAAAGAATCTGGAAATCCGGAGTTCAACTTTTTAGTTGGGGGTGATCCGGGAAGTGAAGCTTCATGTTCACATGAATATTTCTTGTGGATGAAAAAAAAATGTGGTCTTGAAAATGATTTGAACAAAGGTCAAGGCCAGAGAGATTTGTCAAAGAGGCATGTTGATGAAGAGCCCTCTACAACACCTAATTCTTTGACCAATGTGAGAACAGCTCATTCACCTGCAGATTCTGATGTAGACATGGAAG aTGATATCACACAATCTGATAAAGAGGGGGTTTATCACTCAGTTGACGATGGCGAGCCAAAGACCATTTTATCTGGAGACATATGTGAACCGCAGAAGCAAGAAAATGAAAATGATTTGCAGTTTTCAAGAGGCAGCAGTCCAGCCCTGAAGTCAAGCCCATCTGTCCAATTTCAAGCCAGTGCTGAAACAAAGCCTGAAAATCTTGGTGATCAGCCCACTGATATCCATAACCCATTTAGACTCATACAAAACTATGCTTCTGATGACTCTTCTGATGATAACGGTGAGCCATGTCGTGAAAATGCGAAGACTGTGGTAGCTTCACCCCCAGGTAAATCTGGGGCTTTGAGCTCACATGATGACATGGAGCATGGAAACATGATCTTAAAGAGTGGCGTGACACCTGAAACAGGACTTGATCAGTCTGTCACAGTTTGTTTAGAAAGTGTGCTGACAAAGGACCGACACGATTTGCAATCAATTAAAGATGATCTCCAGGAAAAATCCACTACAGCTTCGCGAAGAAATTATGAAATTGATTGCAGAGATGGTAGAGCTGAAGGGTCCAATCCCAATGCTTCTTTACATGGAAAACATGTTTTAGGAAGTACGGGTATCGATCCTGTTTCTCCATGTAAAGATATTGAAAAAGAAGATAAAAAGATTACCCAAACTGCAGTGAAAGTTGATGAATTTGGTAGACTGGTTAAGGAAGGTGCTAGCGATAGCGAGTCTGAAGATTCTCGCCACTTAAGGAGGCGAAGAGATAGGAGCCGTAGCCGATCACCCACTGATAGAAGGAGGAGAAGAAGTCCTCGAAGAAGTCCCCGCAGGAGGAAGGAGAGAAGAAGCCGATCTCGAAG CCGGTCTCCAAAGAGACGAAGAAGTAGAAGCAGATCTCCTTACAGACCTGGAGTTGATTTCCGTGGTGAGAATTTGAGACGAGGCCAAGTTCAAACACGTGAATGTTTTGATTTCCTTAAAGGACGGTGTTATCGTGGAGCTTCTTGTCGGTATTTGCACGTCGAGGTTGATAAGAATGAAAATTCCAGACGTTTTAGCAGTAAACATCACCAGATAGAAATTGCAGGAAATGCAGATAATCCTGATAAACAAGGTGGAAGTGTCAGCTCAAAATCACCTCATGAACGTAATGATATGAAGGGTGAGACAATGCATCTGTTGGATAAGCATGATAGTCATGATTTGGCTTCACAAGTGAACATTGGTAGAAGTAAATCAGAATTCACAGATGGTGCTCTGCAGCACTGTTCTTCAGGTGTTGAGAAATTAGATACAGATGTTAAACAATGTGATAGTTCTAGAAAGGAAGATTGGATTCCAGGTGCGTCAGATGAACTTATTCCTCATCTTCCTATTTCTGAGGAACATCCATCATCTAGCATCCCTCCAACAACTGAACAAGTGATCCATCATCCTCAAGGTGTGGCTTCTGCTGGAGCAAATGATATACTTGAGAAGGAGCCCCTAAAGGTGGACAGTTCTTTGAAAAGTGGTTCTTCAACTATCCAGACATCTGAAATGTCTGCGTTTGGGCTTTCTGTGAATGAGCCAAATCTGGCCAAATTGCCTAATGAATGTACTGCCCAAAATGCTTCGGCACCAGATTTCTCTCAACAGGTTTCTCATTTACCTCCACCTCCCTTGCCTCAACAAGCAACAAATGCACCACGAGGTCCTAACCTGCAGGTAGATTACAACTTGTTGGCTCCAACAGTTAGTTTCCCCCCTCAATCTGTTTCTACCATGCCGCAGCCACGTCCCCCACAGATGGTTGGTCCAACTATTCCTGGTACCTCCTTGCAATTTCAGCAGGGTAATTTTCCTCTGAGAAATGACTTTCCAGGTCAGATGTCTTTGAGGACTCACCCTGGTGAACTACCAGGTCATTCTCAGGTTGGTGGGTTTTCACATCAAACATACCATCATCTACCTTCAAGTGGCTTTCCAACTCAGCCATTTGCAGGTCCCAATCTAGGCAGGGATGATAGATATTCTCAGTTCCCTACCCAGAATCTTGTAGCATCCAGCTCCTTTGGGTCTGGGGTGGCCCCTCAACCTGTATCATTCCAAGGGGATCCATCTGTGAAGAACACACAGTCATTTCCTGCGGAAAATGTGGTCGGTGAATCTTCTAAACAGTCTTTCCAGAATCATCAGTTAGCACAGCAGAGACCACCACCATATGGTCCACATCTTACTGCTGCTGAGAGTATGTCTCCTCACCTTGGAGGGTCTCTTCCTGTGGCTGGATACTCATCTAATGCTGTTGACAGGGATAATCCATCTAGTTTCTTTGATGTTGGAGGATCTAGAATTTTTACCCATTATAATCCTTATGCTTCGACATTTGATCAGCCACTAAGCACAAGATTCAGTTCTATTGCTTTTAAACAAGAGAGAGAGGGTGTTGGTGCTATTAAGTATGATGGACAAACAGCTGGTGATCAGGGATCGAGGCCGATTATGCCCTTATCAAATTTTTCAAAGACTGAGGGACAAACTCTGCCAAGTTCAGGTGGAGAACAATATGACCCTTTGTTTGATAGCATAAATCCATTTCCAGAATCTGTTAAGAGGCATGCTCAGAAGCAGGACCATGCAGCTGATAACTCTGATATCATGTTAAAGCTCGGCAGTCATCACAAGGTGTTAGATGTGGAAGAGAACAGCAAGCAGAAAGTGGTTGGAGCTGTTACTGCAACTGCGTCTCTGGAGAATGATGAATTTGGTGAGACAGCTGATGCTGAAGTTGGTGCTGTAGAAAATGGAAGCCCCAGCAGTCCCGATGACGATGCCGATATTGCTGAAGGTGACATTGAGATTGATCAAGTAAAATCAGAAGGGAGAAGTAAGAAAACTAAGGACTCTAGATCAATGAAACTGTTCAAAGTTGCAGTTGCAAATTTTGTGAAGGAGGTTCTTAAGCCACAATGGCGTCAGGGGTATATGAGCAAGGAAGTTTTCAAGACAATTGTTAAGAAAACCGTTGATAAAGTATCTGGTGCTATGAAAAATCACCGTGTACCCAAGTCAAATGCAAAGATAGATCACTATATCGACTCATCACGGAGGAAACTCATGCAACTAGTGGAG GGTTATGTTGATAAATATCAGAGTTGA